One part of the Coprobacter tertius genome encodes these proteins:
- a CDS encoding UDP-N-acetylmuramoyl-tripeptide--D-alanyl-D-alanine ligase, translated as METVESLYEIYKTHPIITTDTRKCVPGSLFFALKGDRFNGNEFAQNAIDSGCAYAIIDEPEYVTDKRILYVENCLRTLQDLARYHRRVLGIPIIGITGTNGKTTTKELTAACLSQRFETLATEGNLNNHIGVPLTLLKLTPSHQLAVIEMGANHQGEIKTLAGIAEPDYGLITNVGKAHLEGFGSFEGVIRTKCELYDYLRENNGHIFIHHENKYLQPQSNGIEKTEYGEEDGLYIRGKLTTCSPFLSLEYQHKGKNIPVDTHLIGSYNLTNVLAAVAIAAYFGVPDEKIKQALEKYEPHNKRSQLQETSHNTLILDAYNANPTSMNAAIDNFLSMKTSKKAVILGDMRELGNDSEKEHKIIIDRLKNSGFDKILLAGNEFLKTCGTLTCFGTTDTLIEELKKHPLEGYTILIKGSRGMQLEKCIEYL; from the coding sequence ATGGAAACGGTTGAATCGTTGTACGAAATCTATAAAACTCATCCCATAATTACCACCGATACCCGAAAATGTGTTCCGGGATCTTTATTTTTCGCACTGAAAGGCGATCGATTCAATGGAAACGAATTCGCCCAAAATGCAATAGATAGCGGTTGTGCATACGCCATTATAGATGAGCCTGAATATGTCACAGATAAACGGATATTATATGTAGAAAATTGCCTGAGAACACTACAAGATCTCGCACGATACCACAGACGTGTACTGGGTATTCCTATAATAGGAATTACAGGAACCAACGGCAAGACTACTACAAAGGAACTTACTGCGGCCTGCCTTTCACAACGGTTCGAAACATTGGCAACCGAAGGAAATTTAAATAATCACATCGGAGTTCCACTCACGCTACTGAAACTCACCCCCTCACACCAATTGGCAGTTATCGAAATGGGAGCCAACCACCAAGGGGAAATAAAAACACTCGCCGGTATTGCCGAACCCGATTACGGACTGATAACCAATGTCGGAAAAGCTCATTTGGAGGGTTTCGGATCGTTTGAAGGAGTAATACGTACAAAATGCGAGTTATACGATTATTTACGAGAGAACAATGGCCACATCTTTATACATCACGAAAATAAATATCTTCAACCCCAAAGTAATGGTATCGAGAAAACCGAATACGGAGAAGAAGACGGTCTGTATATCAGAGGAAAACTCACCACGTGCTCTCCTTTTTTATCTCTTGAATACCAACATAAAGGGAAAAATATCCCCGTAGATACGCACCTCATCGGCAGCTATAACCTAACGAATGTATTGGCAGCCGTGGCGATTGCCGCTTATTTCGGAGTGCCCGATGAAAAAATAAAACAAGCTCTCGAAAAATATGAGCCTCATAACAAACGGTCTCAATTACAGGAAACAAGCCATAACACGCTTATTCTCGACGCTTATAACGCTAACCCGACAAGTATGAATGCTGCCATCGATAATTTTTTATCAATGAAAACTTCTAAAAAAGCTGTTATTCTGGGTGACATGAGAGAATTGGGAAATGATAGTGAAAAAGAACATAAAATAATTATCGATAGGTTGAAAAACTCGGGATTCGATAAAATTCTACTGGCCGGAAATGAATTCTTGAAAACATGTGGAACACTTACTTGTTTTGGAACTACCGACACATTAATCGAAGAACTTAAAAAACATCCTCTCGAAGGATATACCATCCTGATTAAAGGATCGAGAGGAATGCAACTCGAAAAATGTATCGAATACCTATAA
- a CDS encoding HAD family hydrolase has protein sequence MKKPDALIFDMDGTLWDAVNTYTWCWNEAFRLSNLPNRLKREDLIGLMGTPIDKIIEAVAPEMREEDRSVFQSLIKKIEEENEPHMGGILYPYVKEGIRKLSEKYPLMLLSNCEKGGLAIFMNFTGLTSYFTDNICYGDTNLQKSGNMHILQKRNNIEYPVYIGDTDGDSQQSQIANIPFFFVRYGFGHTEKYTEAFDNFKELTEYFINIDNK, from the coding sequence ATGAAGAAACCCGACGCATTAATCTTTGATATGGACGGAACCCTGTGGGATGCCGTAAATACTTACACTTGGTGCTGGAATGAGGCATTCAGGCTTTCGAACTTACCGAACCGGCTGAAGCGGGAAGATCTGATTGGGCTTATGGGTACTCCCATCGATAAAATTATAGAAGCAGTTGCACCCGAAATGAGAGAAGAAGACCGTTCTGTATTTCAATCATTAATAAAAAAGATAGAGGAAGAAAACGAACCGCATATGGGAGGAATACTTTACCCGTATGTAAAAGAGGGTATACGGAAACTGTCGGAAAAATATCCACTGATGCTGTTAAGTAACTGTGAAAAAGGAGGATTAGCTATATTTATGAACTTTACCGGATTAACCTCCTATTTCACAGACAATATATGTTATGGAGACACTAATTTACAAAAAAGCGGAAACATGCATATATTACAGAAAAGAAACAACATAGAATATCCGGTTTATATCGGAGACACCGACGGAGACAGCCAACAGTCACAAATCGCAAACATTCCGTTCTTTTTTGTACGGTACGGTTTCGGACATACCGAAAAATATACTGAAGCATTTGACAATTTCAAAGAATTGACCGAATATTTTATAAATATCGACAACAAATAA
- a CDS encoding M24 family metallopeptidase: MYTEQFLPEIELRKSKIQESLRMTKADAILINDNANLFYTSGRVFSGYTYVSARGEIYFFVRRPVGLKGDNVIYIRKPEDIPSEMQKHGIPLPEKLLLEDDSLTYNERLRLSAIFPNAAISNGTPLIRNVRTLKTPYELKLIRESGTKHAMMYHRIPMTYKEGMSDTEFSIELERLARLHGSLGIFRIFGSSMEIYMGSLIAGDNADVPSPYDFAMGGAGNSTSLPVGSSGMLIRPGMTVMVDMGGNFTGYMSDMTRVFSLGEIPELALNAHQVALNIEKTIAGKAKPGVAAKDLYNLAVEMAEQAGLSEYFMGHRQQAGFIGHGIGIEINERPVLAPRSKDILQENMVFALEPKFVIPHVGAVGVENTFIVTRNGVEKVTNCTEEIVSLD, encoded by the coding sequence ATGTATACCGAACAATTCTTACCAGAGATCGAACTTCGAAAATCTAAGATACAAGAATCGTTGAGAATGACCAAGGCAGACGCAATACTCATCAATGATAACGCTAATCTGTTTTATACTTCGGGCCGTGTATTCAGCGGTTATACTTATGTTTCCGCACGAGGTGAAATATATTTCTTCGTACGGCGTCCCGTAGGACTAAAAGGTGATAATGTTATTTATATTCGCAAACCCGAGGATATCCCCTCGGAAATGCAAAAACACGGAATCCCCTTACCCGAAAAACTCCTGCTCGAGGATGATTCCCTTACTTATAACGAAAGGCTAAGATTATCGGCTATTTTCCCAAACGCCGCAATCTCGAACGGTACCCCTCTAATAAGAAATGTAAGGACACTAAAAACTCCTTATGAACTAAAGCTTATAAGAGAATCGGGAACTAAACATGCGATGATGTATCACCGAATCCCGATGACCTACAAAGAAGGTATGTCAGACACCGAATTTTCAATAGAACTGGAACGATTGGCCAGACTACACGGTTCACTGGGAATTTTTCGTATTTTCGGATCCAGCATGGAAATTTACATGGGAAGTCTCATTGCCGGCGATAATGCCGACGTACCTTCACCTTACGATTTTGCCATGGGAGGTGCCGGTAACAGTACCTCACTTCCTGTCGGAAGCAGCGGTATGCTGATACGTCCCGGAATGACGGTAATGGTAGATATGGGTGGTAATTTCACCGGATATATGAGCGATATGACTCGCGTATTTTCATTGGGAGAAATTCCAGAGCTGGCACTAAATGCACATCAGGTAGCTTTAAATATAGAAAAAACCATAGCCGGAAAAGCAAAACCGGGTGTAGCGGCTAAAGACTTATATAATCTTGCCGTAGAAATGGCTGAACAGGCAGGGCTCTCTGAATATTTTATGGGACACCGCCAACAAGCAGGTTTTATAGGACATGGTATCGGTATAGAAATTAACGAACGACCGGTATTGGCTCCGCGTTCTAAAGATATCCTTCAGGAAAATATGGTATTTGCACTCGAGCCTAAATTTGTCATACCGCATGTAGGAGCAGTCGGGGTAGAAAATACATTTATCGTTACCCGAAACGGAGTAGAAAAAGTAACAAATTGTACCGAAGAAATCGTATCATTAGACTAA
- a CDS encoding CCA tRNA nucleotidyltransferase has translation MILDENLLKKHLRNPIFTLVSETADSINRPCYVIGGYVRDIFLKRNSKDIDIVTVGSGIELASAIAERLGKKAYLSVFKNFGTAQIKYKNTEVEFVGARKESYTHDSRKPVVENGSLCDDQNRRDFTINALAICLNKDKFGELIDPFQGIEDLQNKIIRTPLDPDITFSDDPLRMMRAIRFATQLQFSIEEKTFDAISRNKERIKIISKERIIDELNKIMLSVKPSTGFLLLEKTGLLALIFPELHALKGVESVEGRGHKDNFYHTLTVIDNVASKSDNLWLRWAALFHDIAKPVTKRYDEKLGWTFYNHNFIGMKMLPGIFRRLKLPLNDKLKYVQKIVELHMRPIVLAEEEVTDSAVRRLLFDAGDNIDDLMLLCEADITSKNPEKVKRFLTNFAQVRKKLKEIEEKDRIRNMQPPISGEEIMQIFALPPCRKVGEIKSAIKDAILDGIIPNEREAALRYMIKTAESMGLTLKNNRNL, from the coding sequence ATGATACTCGATGAGAATTTACTGAAGAAGCATCTGAGAAATCCTATTTTTACACTTGTCTCCGAAACGGCCGATTCGATAAACAGGCCATGTTATGTAATCGGAGGATATGTAAGGGACATTTTTCTGAAACGAAACTCTAAAGATATCGATATCGTCACGGTTGGAAGCGGGATCGAATTGGCTTCGGCCATTGCAGAGCGCCTTGGGAAAAAAGCCTATTTATCGGTTTTTAAAAATTTCGGTACGGCCCAAATAAAATATAAAAATACAGAAGTAGAATTCGTAGGAGCCCGCAAAGAATCATATACACATGATTCTCGAAAACCGGTTGTAGAAAACGGATCCTTATGCGATGACCAGAATAGACGCGATTTTACAATAAACGCTTTAGCTATTTGTCTGAATAAAGATAAATTCGGAGAACTGATCGATCCCTTTCAAGGTATTGAAGATCTGCAAAATAAAATAATACGTACCCCTCTCGACCCGGATATTACCTTTAGCGACGACCCTCTGCGAATGATGCGAGCAATTCGCTTTGCAACCCAATTACAATTCTCGATCGAAGAAAAAACTTTCGATGCTATTTCAAGAAACAAAGAACGTATAAAAATTATCTCGAAAGAACGTATCATCGACGAACTTAATAAAATCATGCTTTCTGTCAAACCTTCGACCGGTTTTTTATTATTGGAAAAAACCGGTTTACTGGCACTGATATTCCCAGAGTTACATGCGCTAAAAGGGGTAGAATCTGTTGAAGGACGCGGACATAAAGATAATTTTTATCATACCCTTACCGTTATCGATAATGTAGCGTCAAAAAGCGATAATTTATGGCTTCGCTGGGCAGCTCTATTTCATGATATAGCCAAACCTGTAACAAAACGATACGACGAAAAACTCGGTTGGACATTTTACAATCATAACTTTATCGGCATGAAAATGCTACCTGGTATTTTCCGGAGGTTAAAGTTACCGCTAAACGATAAACTGAAATATGTACAGAAAATTGTGGAATTACACATGAGACCTATCGTTTTAGCAGAAGAAGAAGTTACTGACTCTGCCGTAAGAAGGCTTTTATTCGATGCCGGAGACAATATCGATGACCTTATGCTATTATGCGAAGCGGATATAACTTCTAAAAATCCGGAAAAAGTCAAGCGTTTTCTCACAAATTTCGCCCAAGTACGTAAAAAACTTAAAGAAATAGAAGAAAAAGATCGTATTCGTAATATGCAACCGCCTATAAGCGGAGAAGAAATCATGCAAATTTTCGCCCTTCCTCCCTGTCGTAAAGTCGGAGAAATAAAAAGTGCTATTAAAGATGCCATTCTCGATGGAATAATTCCTAACGAAAGAGAAGCTGCTTTGCGGTATATGATCAAAACAGCCGAAAGTATGGGATTGACTCTTAAAAATAATAGGAATTTATAA
- a CDS encoding MFS transporter: protein MFKNPVIKIEENDGLPGRKRLWAVIAASIALVMSVLDANIVNIVLPTLSHEFGTSPSTTIWVMNAYQLAITVSLLSFSSLGDIYGYRVVFLSGVALFCVTSLICALSTTFWMLTTARVLQGVGASAIASVNIAQLRMIYPRKYLGRGMGINAMVVAVSAVAGPSVASAILSFASWHWLFIINIPVAILALIMGLIFLPKREIRHAHRFDIPSAVANALTFGLLIYSMEGIAHHERIDFLMIQLFFLAIVGTYYIRRQLKLEIPLLPIDLLKIPIFTLSIITSICSFTAQMLAMVALPFFLQNTLGRSDVATGLLLTPWPVATLFTAPLAGYLVERMHAGILGCIGMLIFATGLYLLATVSSPSDMDIIWRMLVCGAGFGLFQTPNNSTIMSSAPTERSGGASGMMGTARLLGQTSGATLVALLFSFFPHQGGTSASLLLGAVFAVVAAVVSCLRLSQQMPLRRTR from the coding sequence ATGTTTAAAAATCCGGTTATAAAAATAGAGGAAAATGATGGTTTACCGGGGCGTAAACGATTATGGGCTGTAATTGCGGCTTCTATTGCTTTGGTTATGTCTGTCCTCGATGCCAATATTGTAAATATCGTTTTACCGACTTTATCACACGAATTCGGGACTTCTCCTTCTACGACGATCTGGGTAATGAATGCATATCAGTTGGCGATTACAGTTTCTTTGCTTTCCTTTTCTTCGTTAGGTGATATTTACGGATACCGGGTTGTTTTTCTTTCCGGAGTGGCTCTTTTTTGTGTAACTTCATTGATATGTGCTCTGTCTACAACTTTTTGGATGTTGACGACCGCACGTGTCTTGCAAGGAGTTGGAGCATCGGCGATTGCAAGTGTCAATATCGCGCAGTTGCGGATGATATATCCGCGAAAATATTTAGGACGCGGGATGGGGATCAATGCGATGGTTGTTGCAGTATCGGCTGTTGCAGGGCCTTCAGTTGCCAGTGCAATCCTGTCGTTTGCTTCATGGCATTGGCTTTTTATTATAAATATTCCGGTAGCGATATTGGCGCTTATTATGGGACTTATTTTTTTACCGAAAAGAGAAATAAGGCATGCTCACCGGTTTGATATTCCGAGTGCGGTTGCTAATGCGCTTACTTTCGGATTATTGATCTATTCGATGGAAGGTATTGCTCACCATGAGAGAATAGATTTTCTGATGATACAACTATTTTTTCTGGCGATAGTAGGAACTTATTATATCCGTCGTCAATTGAAGCTTGAAATTCCCCTGTTACCGATCGATTTATTGAAAATACCTATTTTTACACTTTCTATCATTACATCGATCTGTTCGTTTACAGCACAAATGCTGGCAATGGTTGCCTTGCCGTTTTTTTTACAAAATACATTGGGGCGCAGTGATGTTGCAACCGGGCTGCTTCTTACTCCCTGGCCTGTTGCGACTCTGTTTACGGCTCCTTTGGCGGGATATTTGGTCGAGCGTATGCATGCCGGTATTCTCGGATGCATCGGTATGTTGATATTCGCTACCGGGTTGTATTTATTGGCTACGGTTTCGTCCCCCTCCGATATGGATATTATATGGAGAATGCTTGTATGCGGTGCTGGCTTCGGTTTGTTTCAAACTCCTAATAATAGTACTATTATGTCTTCAGCACCGACCGAGCGTAGCGGGGGTGCCAGTGGAATGATGGGTACGGCCCGGTTGTTGGGCCAGACTTCGGGAGCGACGTTAGTCGCACTGTTGTTCAGCTTTTTCCCTCATCAGGGCGGTACATCCGCAAGTCTGTTATTAGGGGCTGTTTTTGCCGTTGTGGCAGCGGTGGTCAGTTGTCTTAGATTATCGCAACAGATGCCTTTAAGAAGAACTCGATAG
- a CDS encoding START-like domain-containing protein, translating into MKKEKYIVEYSLNNVSPSVLWTYIGTVNGLADWFADDVVADGKLYTFYWNKTPQQAMQTTFRVGNFIRFHWLDDEDTKTYFEFRINVAELTGNVVLEITDFAEEGEKQDSIELWNNQVNTLKRVLGA; encoded by the coding sequence ATGAAAAAGGAAAAATACATCGTTGAATATAGTTTAAATAATGTATCTCCTTCGGTACTATGGACTTATATCGGAACTGTTAACGGGCTTGCCGATTGGTTTGCCGACGATGTTGTCGCTGACGGAAAATTATATACATTTTACTGGAATAAGACACCTCAGCAGGCCATGCAAACGACATTCAGAGTTGGTAACTTTATACGTTTTCACTGGTTGGATGATGAAGATACGAAAACATATTTTGAATTTCGTATTAATGTGGCTGAACTTACGGGAAATGTTGTTCTTGAAATCACCGATTTTGCTGAAGAGGGGGAGAAACAGGATAGTATAGAATTGTGGAATAATCAGGTGAATACGTTAAAGCGTGTTCTGGGAGCTTGA
- a CDS encoding GH92 family glycosyl hydrolase, whose protein sequence is MRRVVIVFFLMILLCPFLLVAQETDDFWNDSDIGISGFHYVNPFIGTTNFGTTNPGAVLPNGMMSVVPFNVMGSETNKFDKDARWWSTPYEYYNKYFTGYSHVNLSGVGCPDLGSLLLMPISGTLEVDYKKYGSAYNDEKAEPGYYSNHLTNYNIQTEVSATRRTSIARFTFPKGESHILMNLGEGLTNESGAMLRRVNDREIEGVKLLGTFCYNPQAVFPIYFVMRVNKTPLQLGYWKKQRAMTGTEAQWDPDNGRYKIYTRYAKEIAGDDVGAFFTYQTKKDEQIEVQIGVSFVSIENARENLDKEQPGFDFENVRYKAMLEWDKQLSRIDVTGGTEDEKTIFYTGLYHLLIHPNTLQDVNGQYPAMESAEIKTTKGNRYTVFSLWDTYRNVHQLLSLVYPEKQIDMVRSMIDMYKEHGWLPKWELYGRETLTMEGDPSIPVIADTWLRGLRDFDINTAYEAMYKSATLPGKENLMRPDNDDYMSKGYVPLTEKYDNSVSHALEYYIADFALSRLAADLGKKDDSVLFYKRSLGYKHYYDKKFGTLRPILPDGKFYSPFDPKEGENFEPSPGFHEGNAWNYTFYVPHDIPGLAKLMGGKKAFVNKLQKVFDENLYDPANEPDIAYPYLFSQFKDEGWRTDREVNRLLKKYFKNTPDGIPGNDDTGTMSAWAVFSMMGFYPDCPGLPRYTITSPTFDKITIHLDSRYYKKDKIEIKIVRPTPNSIYIDKVQVGNKLLPSRFITHEELVNSGVICFILKERE, encoded by the coding sequence ATGAGAAGAGTAGTAATTGTGTTTTTTTTGATGATTTTGTTGTGTCCCTTTTTATTGGTTGCGCAGGAAACAGATGATTTTTGGAATGATTCGGACATCGGGATATCGGGATTTCATTATGTAAATCCGTTTATCGGTACTACAAACTTCGGTACTACAAATCCGGGTGCCGTTTTGCCTAATGGTATGATGTCTGTCGTTCCGTTTAATGTAATGGGTTCTGAAACTAATAAATTTGATAAAGATGCTCGATGGTGGTCTACTCCGTATGAATACTATAACAAATATTTTACCGGTTATTCTCATGTAAATCTCAGTGGTGTAGGATGTCCCGATTTAGGAAGTTTATTACTTATGCCTATTTCTGGAACCCTTGAGGTAGATTATAAAAAGTATGGTAGTGCATATAACGATGAGAAAGCCGAGCCGGGTTATTATTCTAATCATTTGACAAATTATAATATTCAGACAGAAGTTTCGGCTACTCGTCGTACATCGATTGCCCGTTTCACTTTTCCGAAAGGAGAAAGTCATATATTAATGAATTTAGGGGAGGGGTTGACCAATGAAAGCGGGGCTATGTTGCGACGAGTGAATGACCGGGAAATTGAAGGCGTAAAATTACTCGGAACATTCTGTTATAATCCGCAAGCCGTTTTCCCAATTTACTTTGTAATGCGTGTGAATAAGACACCTCTGCAATTGGGATACTGGAAAAAACAAAGGGCGATGACAGGAACTGAAGCTCAGTGGGATCCCGATAACGGTCGTTATAAAATTTATACCCGGTATGCAAAAGAGATTGCGGGGGATGATGTAGGGGCTTTTTTTACTTATCAAACAAAGAAGGATGAACAGATAGAGGTGCAAATAGGGGTTTCTTTTGTAAGTATCGAGAATGCTCGGGAGAACCTCGATAAAGAACAACCGGGTTTCGATTTTGAAAACGTTCGTTATAAAGCCATGTTGGAGTGGGACAAGCAACTATCTCGCATCGATGTTACAGGGGGGACCGAAGATGAAAAAACTATTTTCTACACCGGATTATACCATCTCTTGATACATCCTAATACATTACAGGATGTAAACGGGCAATATCCGGCGATGGAAAGTGCAGAAATTAAAACGACAAAAGGCAATCGTTATACTGTATTTTCACTTTGGGATACTTACCGGAATGTTCATCAGCTGTTGTCGCTGGTTTATCCAGAGAAACAGATCGATATGGTAAGATCGATGATAGATATGTATAAGGAGCACGGTTGGTTACCCAAATGGGAATTGTACGGGAGAGAAACACTCACCATGGAAGGAGATCCTTCTATACCGGTTATTGCCGATACATGGTTGAGAGGTTTGCGTGATTTTGATATTAATACTGCTTATGAGGCGATGTATAAATCAGCGACTCTTCCCGGAAAAGAGAATCTGATGCGTCCTGATAATGACGATTATATGAGTAAAGGATATGTTCCTCTTACCGAGAAATACGATAATTCGGTATCGCATGCGCTCGAATATTATATTGCCGATTTTGCTTTGTCGCGACTGGCTGCTGACTTGGGGAAAAAAGACGATTCCGTTTTATTTTATAAACGTTCTTTAGGCTATAAACATTATTACGATAAGAAATTCGGGACCCTACGTCCTATATTGCCCGATGGAAAATTTTATTCACCATTCGATCCGAAAGAAGGCGAAAATTTCGAACCGTCGCCCGGTTTCCATGAAGGAAATGCTTGGAATTATACATTTTATGTTCCACATGATATTCCTGGACTTGCCAAACTTATGGGAGGTAAAAAGGCATTTGTAAATAAATTGCAGAAGGTCTTCGATGAAAACCTGTATGATCCCGCAAATGAACCGGATATCGCATATCCGTATTTGTTCTCACAATTTAAAGATGAGGGGTGGCGTACCGATAGGGAGGTAAATCGTTTGTTGAAAAAATACTTCAAAAATACGCCGGATGGAATTCCGGGTAACGACGATACCGGAACAATGTCTGCTTGGGCGGTTTTCAGTATGATGGGTTTCTATCCCGATTGTCCGGGGCTACCACGTTATACGATTACTTCTCCGACATTCGATAAAATAACAATACATTTGGATTCGCGTTATTATAAGAAAGACAAAATAGAGATAAAAATCGTGCGTCCGACACCGAATTCGATATATATCGATAAGGTACAAGTAGGGAACAAACTATTACCCTCCCGATTTATAACGCATGAGGAATTGGTAAATTCGGGAGTTATCTGTTTCATACTCAAAGAAAGAGAATAA
- a CDS encoding glycoside hydrolase family 130 protein, which produces MSQNMNMPWEERPEGCKEVMWRYSANPIIPRNLLPTSNSIFNSAVVRFNGVFAGVFRCDDTNRRMRLHVGFSKNGIDWNINPQPLKFCCDDPEIGEWVYGYDPRVCFIEGRYYVTWCNGYHGPTIGVAWTTDFETFHQLENAFIPFNRNGVLFPRKINGKFAMLSRPSDNGHTPFGDIFYSETPDMCYWGRHRHVMSPAPFEKSAWQCTKIGAGPTPIETPEGWLLIYHGVLNSCNGFVYSFGSALLDLDEPWKVKYRSGPYLISPQKIYECVGDVPNVTFPCAALHDEKTGRIAVYYGCADTVTGLVFGYIPEIVKFTKENSYI; this is translated from the coding sequence ATGAGTCAGAATATGAATATGCCGTGGGAAGAGCGGCCTGAGGGATGTAAAGAGGTTATGTGGCGTTATTCGGCTAATCCTATTATTCCCCGTAATTTATTGCCGACATCTAACAGTATTTTCAATAGTGCTGTCGTGAGGTTTAACGGTGTTTTTGCCGGAGTATTTCGTTGTGATGATACTAACCGGCGTATGCGTCTGCACGTAGGTTTTAGTAAGAACGGTATCGATTGGAATATTAACCCTCAACCGTTGAAATTTTGTTGTGACGATCCTGAGATCGGAGAGTGGGTATACGGATATGATCCTCGTGTTTGTTTTATCGAAGGACGATATTATGTGACTTGGTGTAATGGCTATCACGGACCTACGATAGGGGTAGCTTGGACAACCGATTTCGAAACATTTCATCAGCTCGAGAATGCGTTTATTCCATTTAATCGTAACGGAGTTTTGTTTCCACGGAAAATAAACGGTAAATTTGCCATGCTGAGTCGTCCGAGTGATAACGGTCATACACCGTTTGGTGACATATTTTACAGCGAAACGCCGGATATGTGTTATTGGGGACGTCATCGTCATGTTATGTCGCCGGCCCCTTTTGAGAAAAGTGCCTGGCAATGTACTAAAATAGGAGCCGGTCCCACTCCCATAGAAACACCGGAAGGATGGTTGCTTATTTATCATGGAGTACTGAACTCTTGTAATGGGTTTGTTTATAGTTTTGGTTCGGCATTGCTCGATCTTGACGAACCCTGGAAAGTGAAATACCGTTCGGGTCCTTATTTGATCTCTCCGCAGAAAATATATGAATGTGTGGGTGATGTCCCGAATGTAACTTTCCCTTGTGCGGCTCTACATGATGAGAAAACGGGAAGAATTGCCGTTTATTACGGATGTGCCGATACGGTTACCGGGTTGGTATTCGGTTATATTCCTGAAATTGTGAAATTCACAAAAGAAAATTCATATATATAA